One part of the Lytechinus pictus isolate F3 Inbred chromosome 3, Lp3.0, whole genome shotgun sequence genome encodes these proteins:
- the LOC129256744 gene encoding deoxyribonuclease-1-like isoform X2: MFKMDLSVILLTVLSFGIGSYTLKTTAQDFRVGAFSLKVFGQTKITDLSIVATIARVIMRYDIILLQGIIDSEGTAVDDLLKLVNSVESDDPYSMIISEGLGSSYTKEHYAYLYRSSRANLVRSYTYKDTGDRFEREPYIAIFESRYTAVSPFAVVGIKTTLEEINLLADVDSELEVKNVIFAGDFNANCGYVSNNRWKEVELRENPRYKWLIEDDVDTTPSDTDCAYRY; this comes from the exons ATGTTCAAGATGGATCTGAGTGTAATTCTGTTGACAGTACTCTCATTTGGCATAGGAAGTTatactttgaaaactactgcACAGGATTTCAGAGTGGGAGCCTTCAGTTTGAAAGTTTTCGGGCAGACAAAGATAACAGATCTATCCATTGTGGCTACAATTGCCAGG GTCATCATGCGCTATGACATCATCTTGCTACAAGGAATCATAGATAGTGAGGGCACAGCAGTTGATGATCTTCTAAAATTAGTTAATAG TGTAGAAAGTGATGATCCATATTCAATGATTATTAGTGAAGGTTTAGGTAGTTCTTATACCAAGGAACACTATGCATACTTGTACAG GAGTAGCAGAGCCAACTTGGTGAGAAGTTACACATACAAAGACACAGGGGATAGGTTTGAGAGAGAGCCATATATTGCCATATTTGAATCTCGTTACACAG cTGTGTCTCCATTTGCCGTTGTTGGAATCAAAACCACATTGGAGGAAATAAATCTTCTGGCTGATGTTGACAGTGAGCTGGAAGTCAAG AATGTAATCTTTGCTGGAGACTTCAACGCTAATTGTGGCTATGTATCCAATAATCGATGGAAAGAGGTGGAATTACGTGAAAACCCACGGTATAAATGGCTAATAGAAGATGATGTGGATACTACACCTTCTGATACAGACTGTGCCTATAGGTATTGA
- the LOC129256744 gene encoding deoxyribonuclease-1-like isoform X1 yields the protein MFKMDLSVILLTVLSFGIGSYTLKTTAQDFRVGAFSLKVFGQTKITDLSIVATIARVSKVIMRYDIILLQGIIDSEGTAVDDLLKLVNSVESDDPYSMIISEGLGSSYTKEHYAYLYRSSRANLVRSYTYKDTGDRFEREPYIAIFESRYTAVSPFAVVGIKTTLEEINLLADVDSELEVKNVIFAGDFNANCGYVSNNRWKEVELRENPRYKWLIEDDVDTTPSDTDCAYRY from the exons ATGTTCAAGATGGATCTGAGTGTAATTCTGTTGACAGTACTCTCATTTGGCATAGGAAGTTatactttgaaaactactgcACAGGATTTCAGAGTGGGAGCCTTCAGTTTGAAAGTTTTCGGGCAGACAAAGATAACAGATCTATCCATTGTGGCTACAATTGCCAGGGTAAGCAAA GTCATCATGCGCTATGACATCATCTTGCTACAAGGAATCATAGATAGTGAGGGCACAGCAGTTGATGATCTTCTAAAATTAGTTAATAG TGTAGAAAGTGATGATCCATATTCAATGATTATTAGTGAAGGTTTAGGTAGTTCTTATACCAAGGAACACTATGCATACTTGTACAG GAGTAGCAGAGCCAACTTGGTGAGAAGTTACACATACAAAGACACAGGGGATAGGTTTGAGAGAGAGCCATATATTGCCATATTTGAATCTCGTTACACAG cTGTGTCTCCATTTGCCGTTGTTGGAATCAAAACCACATTGGAGGAAATAAATCTTCTGGCTGATGTTGACAGTGAGCTGGAAGTCAAG AATGTAATCTTTGCTGGAGACTTCAACGCTAATTGTGGCTATGTATCCAATAATCGATGGAAAGAGGTGGAATTACGTGAAAACCCACGGTATAAATGGCTAATAGAAGATGATGTGGATACTACACCTTCTGATACAGACTGTGCCTATAGGTATTGA
- the LOC129255358 gene encoding uncharacterized protein LOC129255358 — translation MTMRCSAPELNDFLRSFYAELCQGNGGFYAKRSMITLRYSLQRHFLKHRQFDICKDAAFEGCNEMFKAILHKLKYDNVPVGLHTLGNKMSVISKQAQCSKVYTNHCFCATAINKLDNAGFEARHIMAISGHHSENSIKHYSRVGESQKRRKTLTIASNNEKTASCSSTTSKFVRISSTATTSNIPQSPSPPQAHAQSSQLVVYFTSAFGLVEINLLWG, via the exons ATGACAAT GCGATGCAGTGCCCCAGAACTGAACGACTTTCTACGGTCTTTCTATGCCGAGCTATGCCAGGGTAACGGGGGGTTTTATGCAAAGAGGTCGATGATCACTCTTCGGTACAGTTTGCAGCGTCACTTTTTGAAGCACCGGCAATTCGATATCTGTAAAGATGCTGCATTCGAAGGATGTAATGAAATGTTCAAAGCCATACTCCACAAATTGAAG TATGACAATGTACCTGTTGGTTTACATACTCTTGGAAACAAGATGTCAGTGATATCGAAACAAGCACAATGCTCTAAAGTGTATACCAACCACTGCTTCTGTGCTACAGCCATCAACAAACTTGATAATGCTGGCTTTGAAGCTCGCCACATAATGGCAATTTCAGGCCATCACTCTGAGAACAGCATCAAACATTATTCAAGAGTTGGAGAAAGTCAAAAGAGGAGAAAGACTTTGACCATTGCTAGTAACAATGAAAAGACAGCATCATGTTCTTCAACTACTTCTAAGTTCGTTAGGATTTCTAGCACTGCCACTACTAGCAACATTCCTCAATCGCCTTCACCACCACAGGCACACGCACAGTCATCACAACTTGTG GTCTATTTCACCTCGGCCTTTGGCCTCGTTGAAATAAACCTGCTCTGGGGATAA